In Musa acuminata AAA Group cultivar baxijiao chromosome BXJ3-11, Cavendish_Baxijiao_AAA, whole genome shotgun sequence, one DNA window encodes the following:
- the LOC135653418 gene encoding putative glucuronosyltransferase PGSIP8 — MWAHKNSFLCRFSSLFSGGIDGGRRQWFLATLVLTLTAAVAAAEEAPASRRHAYAAMMYMGTPRDYEFYVATRVMMRSLAKLNIDADLVVIASVDVPARWVQTLQEEDGVKVVAVENLKNPYENQGNFNTRFKLTLNKLYAWSLVSYDRVVMLDSDNIFLQRTDELFQCGQFCAVFINPCIFHTGLFVLQPSMNVFKNMLHELEIGRENPDGADQGFLASYFPDLLDQPMFHPPTNGTKLDGAYRLPLGYQMDASYYYLKLRWSIPCGPNSVITFPSAPWLKPWYWWSWPVLPLGLSWHEQRRKNLGYGSEVPVLLIQAVIYFGIIAITRWARPSLSKLCYNRRPEKSIVILHTTLKVAAMWSIFAAYTVPFFLIPRTVHPLLGWPLYVLGVASLSSIVINVFLLPPLPVLTVLLGISGSLFVMAFPWYLDGVIRALAVFTYAFCCAPVAWASLMKVSSSLQNLLEREAFFPRLGESTQLSELNKLY; from the exons ATGTGGGCGCATAAAAATTCGTTTTTGTGCCGTTTTAGCTCACTTTTCTCGGGCGGCATAGACGGCGGAAGACGGCAGTGGTTCCTGGCGACGCTGGTGTTGACGCTGACGGCCGCTGTGGCTGCCGCGGAGGAGGCACCGGCGAGTCGGAGGCACGCGTACGCGGCGATGATGTACATGGGGACGCCGAGGGACTACGAGTTCTACGTGGCGACGAGGGTGATGATGAGGTCTCTCGCGAAGCTCAACATCGACGCCGATCTCGTCGTCATCGCCTCCGTCGATGTCCCTGCACGATGGGTCCAAACGTT GCAAGAGGAGGATGGGGTGAAGGTTGTTGCTGTTGAGAATCTGAAGAATCCATATGAAAATCAAGGCAACTTCAACACCAGATTCAAGTTGACATTGAACAAGCTCTATGCGTGGAGTTTAGTTTCATATGATCGAGTCGTAATGCTTGATTCTGACAACATTTTCCTCCAGCGTACCGATGAGCTTTTCCAGTGCGGCCAGTTCTGTGCTGTCTTCATCAACCCCTGCATCTTTCATACTGGACTTTTTGTTCTTCAG CCTTCAATGAATGTATTCAAGAACATGCTGCATGAGCTAGAAATTGGTCGTGAAAACCCTGATGGTGCAGATCAGGGTTTCCTCGCAAGCTACTTTCCTGACTTGCTTGATCAGCCAATGTTCCATCCACCTACTAATGGTACAAAGCTTGATGGTGCCTATCGCCTGCCTTTGGGTTACCAGATGGATGCTTCATATTACT ATCTGAAACTCCGGTGGAGCATACCATGTGGACCAAATAGTGTAATTACATTCCCCAGTGCCCCATGGTTAAAACCTTGGTATTGGTGGTCTTGGCCTGTCTTACCATTGGGCCTTTCATGGCATGAGCAACGTCGGAAGAATCTTGG GTATGGTTCGGAGGTGCCAGTGTTGCTGATCCAGGCAGTAATATATTTTGGAATCATAGCAATCACCCGATGGGCACGACCAAGCTTGTCAAAGCTTTGTTATAACCGGCGTCCAGAAAAGAGTATTGTAATCCTACACACCACACTCAAAGTGGCAGCAATGTGGTCCATTTTTGCTGCATACACTGTCCCATTTTTCCTCATCCCACGGACAGTGCATCCCCTTTTGGGCTGGCCCCTTTATGTTCTTGGAGTTGCTTCTCTTTCTTCAATCGTGATCAATGTCTTCCTGCTCCCACCTTTGCCAGTCCTCACAGTGTTACTGGGGATATCAGGATCACTGTTTGTGATGGCGTTCCCTTGGTATCTCGATGGTGTCATTAGAGCTCTGGCAGTGTTTACTTATGCCTTCTGCTGTGCTCCAGTGGCATGGGCATCCTTGATGAAAGTATCGAGTTCCTTGCAGAACCTACTTGAAAGGGAGGCATTCTTTCCGAGACTGGGGGAGTCCACACAACTGTCTGAGTTGAACAAACTGTATTAA
- the LOC135652319 gene encoding peroxisome biogenesis protein 19-2-like — protein MADPSSDDLDQLLDSALDDFTKLDLAPAQRSGGGGDGKEGRDALPSSSSSPSASSASATPVRGLGMGLPDLAAKRKGKQGARPRGSHASEALEKLTKETREAVRGLESATGAATLKGGDARFDKEGMVDEFVKQFEELAGSQDVESIVETMMQQLLSKEILYEPMKEIGERYPKWLEEHKDTLKKEEYDRYYHQYELIIELNDVYDSEPENFSKIVDLMQKMQECGQPPSDIVQELAPDLDLSNLGQLSPDQLDATSNCCIM, from the exons ATGGCCGACCCTTCCTCCGACGACTTAGACCAACTCCTCGACA GCGCTTTGGACGACTTCACCAAGCTCGATCTCGCCCCCGCCCAGAG gagcggcggcggtggagatggGAAAGAGGGAAGGGATGCGTTGCCCTCGTCGTCTTCTTCTCCTTCGGCGTCATCGGCTTCGGCAACCCCGGTGCGAGGATTGGGGATGGGGCTGCCCGACCTGGCCGCGAAGAGGAAAGGGAAGCAGGGTGCCCGGCCCAGGGGGTCCCACGCCTCGGAGGCCCTTGAGAAGCTGACGAAGGAGACCCGGGAGGCGGTGCGGGGTCTGGAGTCCGCCACAGGGGCCGCCACACTCAAGGGCGGCGATGCTCGGTTCGACAAGGAGGGGATGGTCGATGAGTTCGTCAAGCAGTTTGAGGAGCTCGCGGGCTCGCAG GATGTTGAATCTATTGTTGAAACTATGATGCAGCAGCTTTTGTCTAAAGAAATTCTCTATGAGCCCATGAAGGAAATTGGAGAAAGATATCCAAAGTGGTTGGAGGAGCACAAAGATACTCTGAAGAAGGAAGAATATGACCGCTATTATCATCAATATGAGCTTATAATAGAACTAAATGATGTTTATGACAGTGAGCCTGAAAACTTTTCCAAGATTGTTGATCTCATGCAGAAAATGCAGGAATGTGGTCAACCCCCAAGTGATATAGTCCAAGAGCTCGCCCCCGATCTTGATTTAAGCAACCTGGGCCAACT GTCTCCTGATCAACTAGATGCTACATCTAACTGTTGTATTATGTAA
- the LOC135653340 gene encoding uncharacterized protein LOC135653340 — MSQRVPSWDIDVPPPFSSSTLPLHHYRPSGSLVGSLSVLSLSLSNSSCMVMSLGTSGRSMWLRSSRGRTASSRCTASCGLAPASPSTSAVAVSSTAWNKHRPSGTLESVVNQVTGAAPRSTDLEDWLGGLGSSASVAVDALVPCRDDVAVDGRKRALVAGVCSSQGNAAGSLAGRVDSTTLVTLDTWREDELGLTATTTTTANGYQFRLAGNGEHKLEKKEGAGFGRPRIHQPQELPNEA; from the exons ATGAGTCAGCGCGTGCCCAGTTGGGACATCGACGTCCCacctcccttctcctcttccaccCTCCCCCTCCATCATTACCGTCCCTCCGGCTCTCTCGTCGGCTCCTtgtctgttctctctctctctctctctaatagcTCATGTATGGTTATGTCTTTAGGCACATCAGGTCGCAGTATGTGGTTGCGGAGCTCACGTGGGAGAACGGCCAGCTCGCGCTGCACGGCCTCGTGCGGCCTCGCACCGGCAAGCCCGTCAACCTCCGCAGTCGCCGTCTCCTCCACCGCCTGGAACAAGCACCGCCCCAGCGGCACGCTCGAGTCGGTGGTGAACCAGGTCACCGGCGCCGCGCCGAGGAGCACCGACTTGGAGGACTGGCTCGGCGGGCTTGGCAGCTCGGCCTCGGTGGCGGTCGACGCGCTCGTCCCGTGCCGGGACGACGTAGCCGTCGACGGGAGGAAGCGTGCGCTGGTGGCTGGGGTGTGCTCGAGCCAGGGGAACGCGGCGGGCTCCCTGGCCGGGCGCGTCGACAGCACCACACTGGTGACGCTCGACACGTGGAGGGAGGACGAACTTGGCctgaccgccaccaccaccaccactgccaaCGGCTACCAATTCCGCCTCGCCGGAAACGGAGAACACAAGCTCGAGAAAAAGGAAGGCGCCGGCTTTGGACGACCACGTATCCATCAGCCACAGGAGCTCCCAAACGAAG CATGA
- the LOC135652074 gene encoding probable aspartyl protease At4g16563 — MSILSAPLLLLCTLLSLQFLILDGFQSNPLVLPLTHSLSHSQNPNFTVLHHLKSCALHSAARHRHRRHLPDRRKQVSLPLSSGSDYTFTASVGAPSAPTVVTLYMDTGSDVVWFPCSPFECILCEGKPSYPFATPPPPPPPASRPVTCGGAACSAAHSGLPASDLCAVAACSLDDIETSSCSAPCPPFYYAYGDGSLIARLRRGPLSLPGSAVPAAASSAAALHLKNFTFACAHSALAEPIGVAGFGRGPLSLPAQLAALSPSLAARFSYCLVSHSFKSDRLLRPSPLILGRTEPNPSEPDQNPPFVYTPLLHNPKHPYFYSVGLESLSVGPSRIPASSILRSVDRKGNGGMVVDSGTTFTMLPSDTYTNLANEFDRQMSRAGFERAAEAEDETGLRPCYYYEDRKQWRRRVPGLALHFSGNASVALPRRNYFMGLESGGKRLGCLMVTSGGDASGEEDYGGPAGTLGNFQQQGFEVVYDLQAKRVGFARRRCAALWEEMSRA; from the coding sequence ATGTCGATCCTTTCAGCTCCCCTGCTCCTTCTCTGTACTctcctctctctccagttcctgaTCCTTGATGGTTTTCAGTCCAATCCCCTGGTTCTGCCGCTGACCCACTCCCTCTcccattcccaaaatcccaacttTACGGTCCTCCACCACCTCAAGTCATGCGCCCTCCACTCGGCCGCTCGCCACCGCCATCGCCGCCACCTTCCCGACCGGCGCAAACAAGTGTCCTTGCCTCTGTCCTCCGGCAGCGACTACACGTTCACCGCCTCAGTTGGTGCGCCATCCGCCCCCACCGTCGTCACCCTCTACATGGACACCGGCAGCGACGTTGTCTGGTTCCCCTGCTCCCCCTTCGAGTGCATCCTGTGCGAAGGCAAGCCGTCGTACCCCTTCGCAACCCCtccgcctcctccgccgccggcATCCCGCCCCGTCACCTGCGGCGGCGCAGCCTGCTCCGCTGCTCACTCCGGCCTCCCTGCCTCCGACCTCTGCGCCGTGGCTGCCTGCTCCCTGGACGACATCGAGACCTCCTCGTGCTCCGCCCCCTGCCCCCCCTTCTACTACGCCTACGGCGACGGCAGTCTGATAGCTCGCCTCCGCCGCGGTCCCCTCTCCCTCCCGGGTTCCGCCGTGCCCGCTGCCGCCTCCTCCGCCGCGGCGCTCCACCTCAAAAACTTCACCTTTGCGTGCGCGCACTCCGCGCTGGCGGAGCCAATCGGAGTCGCGGGCTTCGGCCGCGGCCCGCTCTCCCTCCCTGCCCAGCTCGCGGCTCTCTCCCCGTCCCTGGCTGCCCGCTTCTCCTACTGCCTCGTCTCCCACTCCTTCAAGTCGGACCGCCTCCTCCGGCCGAGCCCCCTCATACTGGGCCGCACGGAACCCAATCCATCCGAACCTGACCAAAACCCACCCTTCGTCTACACTCCTCTCCTCCATAACCCCAAACACCCTTACTTCTACTCCGTCGGCCTCGAGTCCCTTTCCGTCGGGCCGAGCCGAATACCGGCTTCGTCCATTCTGAGGTCCGTGGATCGAAAGGGGAACGGAGGGATGGTGGTTGACTCCGGAACCACCTTCACCATGCTCCCGAGCGATACCTACACAAACCTGGCAAACGAGTTCGACCGCCAGATGAGCCGAGCCGGGTTCGAGCGGGCGGCCGAGGCGGAGGACGAAACCGGGCTCCGGCCGTGCTACTACTACGAGGATCGGAAGCAGTGGCGGCGGAGGGTGCCGGGGCTGGCGCTCCACTTCTCCGGGAACGCGAGTGTGGCGTTGCCCCGCAGGAACTACTTCATGGGGTTAGAGAGCGGGGGGAAGCGGCTGGGGTGCCTGATGGTGACGAGCGGCGGCGACGCGTCCGGCGAGGAGGACTACGGCGGGCCGGCGGGCACGCTGGGCAACTTCCAGCAGCAGGGGTTCGAGGTGGTCTACGACCTGCAAGCGAAGCGGGTGGGGTTCGCGCGGCGGCGCTGTGCGGCGCTGTGGGAGGAGATGTCACGTGCGTGA
- the LOC135652562 gene encoding WAT1-related protein At5g47470-like, translated as MPGSRRKAVVEDGLVILGLVTVQLVGAAYMVFLGPVLSLGIKPLFLVTFGSFVTAALVFPFAVVLERERWPSRLSPMLMARFLLLALGGVTTFQALLLLGVKKTSPSIASAMPNLAPGIIFIIAACLRFEKVDMMYWYSRAKILGTLLCLGGAVAMSLLQSPSVPPPESPQRLHPFGENLLENTYKDWFIGCLCLFGAVLVISCTMVLQAATMMQFEAPLTLCSITSLLGAFLTAAVQFVVEGRINIGNPVIKLESIVAIAILGGMTTAACIAFQTWAVKRKGPVFVSMFSPVQTVCSGILSAIVLHQMIKVESLMAMFFMFSGLYMVLWAKGKEDFLLTEVASTAISTQLDADIEKPLLS; from the exons ATGCCGGGTTCCCGTAGGAAGGCGGTGGTGGAGGACGGCCTCGTCATTCTTGGCCTCGTCACGGTGCAACTCGTCGGTGCGGCCTACATGGTGTTCCTCGGCCCCGTCCTCTCCCTCGGCATCAAGCCTTTGTTCCTTGTCACCTTCGGCAGCTTCGTTACTGCAGCCCTTGTTTTCCCGTTTGCGGTCGTGCTCGAAAG GGAGAGATGGCCGTCGAGGTTAAGTCCGATGTTGATGGCTCGATTCCTTTTGCTTGCTCTGGGAGG GGTGACCACATTTCAAGCCCTGTTGTTACTGGGAGTCAAGAAAACATCCCCATCTATTGCGTCTGCCATGCCCAACCTTGCTCCAGGCATCATCTTTATCATTGCAGCTTGTCTAAG GTTTGAGAAAGTTGACATGATGTACTGGTACAGCAGAGCCAAGATACTAGGAACCTTGTTGTGCTTAGGTGGTGCAGTGGCCATGAGCTTATTGCAAAGCCCTTCTGTGCCACCTCCTGAGTCACCTCAAAGATTGCATCCCTTTGGTGAAAACTTGCTTGAGAACACCTACAAGGATTGGTTCATTGGTTGCCTATGCCTCTTCGGTGCAGTTTTGGTGATTTCTTGCACAATGGTGCTGCAG GCTGCTACCATGATGCAATTTGAAGCTCCTTTAACTTTGTGTTCCATAACCTCTTTGCTGGGAGCATTTCTTACAGCTGCTGTGCAATTCGTAGTCGAAGGAAGAATCAACATTGGCAATCCTGTCATCAAACTCGAGAGCATTGTCGCCATTGCAATCTTG GGAGGCATGACCACTGCTGCATGTATCGCATTCCAAACATGGGCTGTGAAGCGGAAGGGGCCagtttttgtgtccatgtttagcCCTGTTCAAACAGTGTGCTCCGGGATTCTATCAGCCATAGTATTACATCAAATGATCAAAGTGGAAAG CTTAATGGCCATGTTCTTCATGTTCTCTGGCCTTTACATGGTTCTTTGGGCGAAAGGGAAAGAAGATTTCCTTCTAACGGAGGTTGCATCCACAGCAATATCAACACAACTTGATGCAGACATCGAGAAACCCTTGTTATCTTAA